A DNA window from Litorivicinus lipolyticus contains the following coding sequences:
- a CDS encoding M14 family zinc carboxypeptidase produces the protein MPKIIRHPLSLSIPDVQLNLTQLVYGNGAPVVYIQAGIHANEYPAMACAAALRDRLAAFESEGRIAGTVRLVPVANPIGLGQFVQAHHQGRYDADTGVNFNRGYPSVYASLKSRVESELGGDVDRNETVIRGALTAIASELSAETLSQQHKHQLFAWALDADYLIDLHCDEQALMHLYASKRAYPQLRPLAHALGVRVAMLADDSGGASFDEAGPGLWSRLAADFPDLPIPVGCRGCTVECRGELDVSDAYANADAEGIVRYLGQIGVLRGTAEIDPFDVIEVDLEAVDLVPTSSAGLIEWSVALGDTVKAGDIVAQVTPLDPVERAPVPIVARNSGLVMTTITRRYVRAGQSVCKIAGSEPLTWRSGYLLGD, from the coding sequence GTGCCAAAAATTATTCGCCACCCGTTGTCGCTGTCGATCCCTGACGTGCAACTCAACCTTACCCAGCTCGTATACGGTAATGGGGCTCCGGTTGTCTATATCCAAGCCGGCATTCATGCTAACGAGTACCCCGCTATGGCCTGTGCCGCGGCCTTGCGTGACCGTCTTGCGGCATTCGAAAGTGAAGGGCGTATTGCCGGCACCGTGCGTCTGGTGCCGGTCGCCAACCCGATCGGCCTGGGTCAGTTTGTCCAGGCCCATCACCAGGGCCGCTATGACGCCGACACCGGGGTCAATTTCAACCGCGGCTACCCCTCGGTATACGCCTCCCTTAAGTCGCGCGTTGAGTCCGAGCTGGGGGGCGATGTGGATCGCAACGAAACCGTGATTCGCGGCGCGTTAACCGCAATCGCCAGTGAGCTAAGTGCCGAGACACTGAGTCAGCAGCACAAGCACCAACTGTTTGCCTGGGCCTTGGACGCCGACTACCTGATCGACCTGCACTGTGACGAGCAGGCGCTGATGCACCTGTACGCGTCCAAACGCGCGTACCCACAGTTACGCCCGCTGGCCCACGCGCTGGGTGTGCGTGTGGCGATGTTGGCGGACGACAGTGGCGGCGCCAGTTTTGACGAGGCTGGGCCGGGGCTGTGGTCGCGTTTGGCCGCTGATTTCCCAGACCTGCCGATCCCGGTTGGTTGCCGTGGGTGTACGGTCGAGTGCCGTGGTGAGCTGGACGTTAGTGATGCCTACGCCAATGCCGATGCCGAGGGTATTGTGCGTTATTTAGGTCAGATCGGTGTGCTGCGCGGTACCGCCGAAATTGATCCGTTTGATGTCATCGAGGTGGACTTGGAGGCGGTCGATTTGGTGCCGACATCCAGTGCCGGGTTGATCGAATGGTCAGTGGCGCTCGGTGACACCGTAAAGGCAGGCGACATAGTCGCGCAGGTCACGCCGCTGGACCCGGTGGAACGGGCCCCGGTGCCGATCGTCGCACGCAACTCCGGCTTGGTCATGACCACGATTACCCGGCGTTACGTGCGCGCCGGCCAATCGGTGTGCAAGATTGCCGGGTCCGAACCACTGACCTGGCGCAGTGGTTACTTGCTCGGCGACTGA
- a CDS encoding efflux RND transporter periplasmic adaptor subunit yields the protein MSFLARAGTGFAMIAVSVTALGFGAWRMNNASGDSAGGPPQRGGNTPTVELIQLEPTRVSPTLTAQGRVQASQQFRINFPIAGRLEDVSTQLTTGLRVRKGDELARLNATPFEDALRRAELDLAAADNQLKESRQRQRLADQELAAAQEQTGLRQGQLARIEQLIERGLASTAEREAAALALSGARQTELTRAGARINASASTDRAELDVKRAQLVLAQATRDLADTVVRAPFNGVLEGVTAKVGDRINAGQTLGTLTDLSQLEVSFSTQNPRVVRLMQTDAQAPLPLETTVNLTIGSINYQQTGVLNRVAATGDLASGGRQLFARLNPDPASLLRPGDWVSVSVREPVRDDIAWIPLSALSDDDQVFNVQDGRLRAQPTVVLQRDERRALIELPPNRAIAATLAPRFSDGLPVQVATSEPQADPSIDELIAFVESNTRMPKDRKADILNQLRDDPPPALVTRLTERLRQQ from the coding sequence ATGAGTTTTTTGGCACGTGCGGGCACAGGCTTCGCGATGATTGCGGTTTCCGTGACCGCCCTAGGGTTTGGCGCCTGGCGCATGAACAATGCCAGCGGCGACAGCGCCGGTGGCCCACCCCAGCGCGGCGGCAACACACCGACGGTTGAGTTAATTCAACTCGAACCGACCCGCGTGTCCCCGACGCTGACCGCCCAGGGCCGCGTTCAAGCCAGCCAACAATTCCGCATCAACTTCCCCATCGCCGGCAGACTAGAAGATGTCAGTACGCAGCTAACCACCGGACTGCGCGTACGCAAGGGCGACGAGTTAGCACGCCTCAATGCGACCCCTTTCGAAGACGCCCTGCGCCGGGCTGAACTAGACCTGGCTGCGGCCGACAACCAACTTAAAGAATCCCGCCAACGCCAGCGCCTGGCCGACCAGGAACTGGCTGCGGCACAGGAGCAAACGGGCTTGCGACAGGGCCAATTGGCGCGCATCGAACAACTGATCGAACGCGGCCTGGCCTCGACCGCTGAGCGCGAAGCCGCAGCGCTGGCGTTGTCGGGCGCGCGCCAAACCGAATTGACACGCGCCGGCGCCCGGATCAATGCCAGCGCCAGCACTGACCGTGCCGAACTGGACGTCAAGCGGGCTCAACTGGTGCTTGCCCAGGCCACCCGCGACTTAGCCGACACCGTGGTCCGCGCCCCGTTTAACGGCGTGCTAGAAGGCGTCACCGCTAAGGTCGGCGACCGCATCAATGCCGGTCAGACCCTCGGCACCTTGACCGACCTGAGCCAGCTGGAGGTGTCGTTCTCGACCCAAAATCCGCGTGTGGTTCGGTTGATGCAAACCGATGCCCAAGCCCCCTTGCCGCTGGAAACCACGGTTAACCTGACGATCGGATCGATCAACTACCAGCAAACCGGGGTGCTCAATCGCGTCGCCGCAACGGGTGATCTGGCCAGCGGCGGCCGCCAACTGTTCGCGCGGCTAAATCCGGACCCGGCGTCGTTGCTACGCCCGGGTGACTGGGTCAGCGTCAGCGTGCGCGAACCGGTGCGCGATGACATCGCCTGGATTCCACTGTCGGCGTTAAGCGACGATGACCAGGTATTTAACGTCCAAGACGGTCGTCTGCGGGCGCAGCCGACGGTGGTATTGCAGCGCGACGAACGCCGTGCCTTGATTGAACTGCCGCCGAACCGTGCCATCGCCGCAACCTTGGCGCCGCGCTTCAGCGACGGCTTGCCCGTCCAAGTCGCCACCAGCGAGCCGCAAGCGGACCCGAGCATTGACGAGCTAATCGCATTCGTTGAAAGCAACACGCGCATGCCCAAAGACCGCAAAGCCGACATTCTTAACCAGCTACGCGACGATCCGCCGCCGGCGCTGGTGACTCGCCTCACCGAACGTTTGCGGCAGCAATAA